A part of Rhodamnia argentea isolate NSW1041297 chromosome 8, ASM2092103v1, whole genome shotgun sequence genomic DNA contains:
- the LOC115736767 gene encoding histone H3.2, producing the protein MARTKQTARKSTGGKAPRKQLATKAARKSAPATGGVKKPHRFRPGTVALREIRKYQKSTELLIRKLPFQRLVREIAQDFKTDLRFQSSAVAALQEAAEAYLVGLFEDTNLCAIHAKRVTIMPKDIQLARRIRGERA; encoded by the coding sequence ATGGCTCGCACGAAGCAGACGGCGCGGAAGTCCACCGGCGGCAAGGCCCCGAGGAAGCAGCTGGCGACGAAGGCCGCCCGGAAGTCGGCACCGGCGACCGGCGGGGTGAAGAAGCCGCACAGGTTCAGGCCCGGCACGGTGGCGCTGAGGGAGATCAGGAAGTACCAGAAGAGCACAGAGCTGCTGATCAGGAAGCTCCCGTTCCAGAGGCTGGTCCGTGAGATCGCTCAGGACTTCAAGACCGACCTCCGGTTCCAGAGCAGCGCCGTCGCGGCCCTCCAGGAGGCGGCGGAGGCGTACCTGGTCGGTCTCTTCGAGGACACAAACCTCTGTGCGATCCATGCGAAGAGGGTCACCATAATGCCCAAGGACATTCAGCTTGCAAGGAGGATCAGGGGCGAGAGGGCATAG
- the LOC115736805 gene encoding metallothionein-like protein type 2, protein MLSTFQRNHPKRLLNMSCCGGKCGCGSGCKCGSGCSGCGMHPDVAENSLETIISGVTPVKMCHEVSEMSSFGAENGGCKCGSNCSCDPCKC, encoded by the exons ATGCTCAGTACGTTCCAGAGAAATCATCCGAAGAGACTCCTAAACATGTCTTGCTGCGGTGGAAAATGTGGATGTGGCTCTGGATGCAAATGCGGCAGCGGCTGCAGCGG ATGCGGCATGCATCCTGATGTGGCCGAGAACAGCCTGGAGACCATCATCAGCGGCGTTACCCCTGTGAAGAT GTGCCATGAAGTGTCTGAGATGAGCTCTTTCGGGGCAGAGAACGGTGGCTGCAAGTGCGGATCCAACTGCTCGTGCGATCCGTGCAAATGCTGA
- the LOC115736640 gene encoding outer envelope pore protein 16, chloroplastic, which produces MPRSRFAGSISSPKVDVAIDMGNPFLNVTVDGFLKIGTVAATRSAAEDAYFIVKKGNFSSHSFEDTLKKMCKEGAYWGTVAGVYAGMEYGVERIRGTRDWKNAMIGGALTGLTISAASSNNRDRVVLDAITGGAIATAAEFINYLT; this is translated from the exons ATGCCGAGAAGCAGGTTCGCTGGGTCGATCTCGAGCCCCAAGGTGGACGTCGCCATCGACATGGGCAACCCCTTTCTCAACGTCACTGTCGATGGCTTCCTCAAGATCGGCACC GTCGCAGCCACCAGATCAGCAGCGGAAGATGCCTATTTCATCGTCAAGAAAG GGAATTTTTCAAGTCACAGTTTTGAGGACACG TTGAAGAAGATGTGCAAAGAAGGGGCATACTGGG GGACGGTTGCTGGAGTCTATGCAGGAATGGAGTACGGGGTAGAGAGAATCCGTGGCACCAGAGACTGG AAAAACGCTATGATAGGGGGTGCTTTGACTGGCCTCACAATATCTGCGGCCAGCAGCAATAACAGAGACAGGGTTGTGTTGGATGCCATCACAGGAGGTGCAATCGCAACTGCTGCAGAGTTCATCAATTATCTGACATGA